The following DNA comes from Micromonospora chokoriensis.
TCGACCGTCTCTGCACGGTGGTTGTCAGCTCGTCGTACCGACTTCGGCGTCGGCAGCGCATCGATCTGTCAGGAATGCTCCTTGTCTCGGACGCGACATTCATGTGACGGCTGGCTTCACCTATATAAGGATGTCGATTAGAGGAGCAACCTCGTGAGCGCACCTGGAGAGGAAGTCCTATGCAATTCCAAACGGGGATCAGGCAGTCGGCGGTCGTCGCCCTGGCCATCGCGACACTCCTGTTGGCGTCAGGCGCACCAGGTCACGCCGCCGAGCCGAACCGGTCCGTCGCTGCGGCTGCGGCGTCCTGTGCGGTGACACCGAAGTCTGGAATGGGCAACATCAACATCCGCACCGGTCCAGGCACGAACCACTCGACTGACGGGATTCTCCGCTCCGGTACGTGGGCCTCTTCGGCCTGCTCCAATGTCTCCGGTGGTTCCTACTCGGCCTGCGGTGGCGGTAACAAATGGATCGTCGTGCACCCCGATTGCCTGGGATGTTACGGGTACGTCGCCTACAGCTGCGTACGCCTGGTGCGCGACGTCTAGGTCCGCTCGAACCGGAACAGGCCGAGGGCGGCGGGCTTCGGCCCGCCGCCGACTCGCGGGCGCACGACGTGCGAGCCGTTACGAGCCGGAGTCCTCGGCGTGCCGGGTCAGCAGCGCGGGCCGCCGAGCGGGGCGGACCCGGCGAGCGCTTCGACGGTCGCCGTCGGCGCGGGCGAGGGCAGGGCAGGGTTCGGTGAGGACGGGGCCGAGGGCGAGGCCGGGGGAGACGGCGAGGGTGAACTGCTCGGCGTGGCGGGGCTGACGAGGGACACCGTGCTGCGCTGCACCTGCTTGGTGACCATCCGGATGCCGGTGGCGGTCGCCCGGTGCCCGTACACGTCGGTGACGGTGATGGTGTACGGCCCGGGGCCGAGCCCGCCCTCGATGGTCCAGTAGTTGTCGGTCTGACGGGCCGCCTTGCGGAAGCCGCCGCCGGTCCCCTTCGCCTCGACCGAGCGCAGCGGGTTGCCGTGGTTGCCGACCTGTACGGCGAACCACCACTGCGAGGCGCCGCCCTTGATCCGAAAGGTGAGGCCTCCGTCGAGCGGCGGGTCGAGTGCCGCCCGGTACGTCACGGACGCGATGCCCTGCGAACGGTCGGCGATGCGGGTGAACGCCTCGGTGGAGAGGTCGATCTTCGTCGGTCCGCAGCCGCCGCACTGGTCCATGACCATGACCCGGACCGTGCCCTTCGGGCCCGTCACGTCCAGGTAGCTGCCGCAGGCCGCTCCCTTGGAATACTGCGCCGAGCCAAGCGCCACGTAGAGCCGATCCGCCGGAGGGCCGGGGAACGAACAGTTGCCGCCGGAGCGGCCCGCGTCGTAGAAGCTGGCAGTTCCCTTGTGGACGGTGTTTCCCGACGGGGGCGCGGCGCAGGCCGGGGTGGCGCCGCCGCGTACGGCGAGGGTGATGCCGAGGGTGGCGGCCAGGGCGGTGAGGCCGGCGCCGACCAACCAGTGCCGGACCCGTCGACTGATCCGGGGTGTGCTGGCCGGGGTGTCGTTTACGGGTTCCGTGCCTGGTGCCGTCACGGCGCCTGATGTTGCCGCACCGGGCTACGGCAACGCAAAGGCGGTCACTCGCCGGGTCTACGGGGTCGCAGCCCGTCGAGGGCGGTGGTGACGACGCGGTCGGCGTACGCGGTGGTGAGCGGACCGCTGCGGTAGAGCCACCGGTTGAGCACCGGCCCCCAGATCAGGTCCACTGCCACGTCGAGGTCGACGTCGTCGGCGAGTTGCCCGGCCTGCTGGGCGCTGCGCAGACGTCGCCGTTTGGCCTCCCGCAGCGGCCCGTCCAACCGTTGGGCGTACGCGGCTGCCAGCTCGGGGTCGAGCGTGATCTCGGTGGCGAGCGCGCGCATCGGTTGCTCGTACCGTGGATCGTTCATCTCCTCGACGGTGGCGCGGAGCACCAGGCGCAGGTCCGCGGCCAGGTCGCCGGTGTCCGGCAGCGTCGGCGGCTCGCCCTCGGCGCCCTCGCTGAGCAGGAGGAAGGCGTCGAAGATGACAGCGCCCTTGGACGGCCACCAGCGGTAGATGGTCTGTTTGCCGACGCCGGCACGGGTGGCGATGCCCTCGATGCTGACCTTGGCGTACCCGACCTCTTGGAGCAGGTCGAAGGCCGCGGTGAGGATGGCGCGCCGCGACGTCTCGTTGCGGCGGGCCGTGTTGGGCGTCATGGGACGACACGATATCAGTAACGAGACGGACCGTCTCGTCTTGACGGCGGTGTCAGTGAACGCCTAACCTTCTGGCCATAGCGAGACGGACCGTCTCGTCTCGCAACAACCAAGGGGAGACCTTCATGCGTACCTGGTTCATCACCGGCGCCAGTCGGGGTCTGGGCCGTGCCTTCGCGACCGCCGCGCTCGACCGGGGCGACCAGGTGGTCGCCGCGTCCCGCAGCATCGCCCAGAGCGACTTCGACGAGCGGCACGCCGACCGACTGTTGGCCCTGCCGCTCGACGTGACCGACCGGGCGGCGGTCGTCGCCGCCGTGGACACCGCCGTCGCGCACTTCGGGCGGCTCGACATCGTCGTCAACAACGCCGGCACCATGTCCATGGGCATGGTGGAGGAGTTCACCGAGGCCGAGGCGCGCGACCAGTTCGAGGTGAACTTCTTCGGCGCGCTCTGGGTCGGTCAGGCCGTGCTGCCGCACCTGCGGGCCCAGCGGTCCGGCCACATCGTGCAGGTGTCCAGCATCGCCGCGCTGGGCGGTTTCCCGAGCACCGGCCTGTACAGCGCGAGCAAGTTCGCCCTGGAGGGCATGAGCGAGGCCCTGGCCATGGAGGCGGCGGCCTTCGACATCACGGTCAGCATCGTGCAGCCGGGCGGATACTGGACCGACCTCTACACCAGCATCGCCGCCACCACCCCGTTGGAGGCGTACGCGCCGCTGCGCGCCGAACTGGAACGACAGTGGGCGGAAGGGTCGATCGACAGCGAACCCCGGCTGGCCGCCGAGGCGTTGCTCCGACTCGTCGACAGCGACGACCCGCCGCTGCGACTCCTGCTCGGGAGCATGGTGTACGACCTGGCATTCGACATCTCCCGCCGACGGATGGACACCTGGGCGGGCTGGGAGCAGGTCAGTCGAGCCGCCGAGCAGGCGGTCGCAGCCCCCTGACCGCGATATCGCCACGGGCCTCGGGTGCGGCGTTCTAGGCTCCGAGATATGGCGGCGGCGTGCCCATTGTCGGAAATGGCGCACAGGCCCATGAATTCTCCTCGCAGGGCGCAAACCTAGACGGAGAGGAACCCGCATGGCTGTCAAAACCAAGACCCGTCCCGGCACGACCGAAATTCGGCCGTTCTCGGTCGACATTCCCCAGGCCGACCTCGACGACCTGAAAAGGCGTATCAAGGCGACCCGCTGGCCGGACAAGGAAACGGTGGACGACCAGTCGCAGGGCGTGCCACTCGGGAC
Coding sequences within:
- a CDS encoding expansin EXLX1 family cellulose-binding protein, translated to MTAPGTEPVNDTPASTPRISRRVRHWLVGAGLTALAATLGITLAVRGGATPACAAPPSGNTVHKGTASFYDAGRSGGNCSFPGPPADRLYVALGSAQYSKGAACGSYLDVTGPKGTVRVMVMDQCGGCGPTKIDLSTEAFTRIADRSQGIASVTYRAALDPPLDGGLTFRIKGGASQWWFAVQVGNHGNPLRSVEAKGTGGGFRKAARQTDNYWTIEGGLGPGPYTITVTDVYGHRATATGIRMVTKQVQRSTVSLVSPATPSSSPSPSPPASPSAPSSPNPALPSPAPTATVEALAGSAPLGGPRC
- a CDS encoding TetR/AcrR family transcriptional regulator; the protein is MTPNTARRNETSRRAILTAAFDLLQEVGYAKVSIEGIATRAGVGKQTIYRWWPSKGAVIFDAFLLLSEGAEGEPPTLPDTGDLAADLRLVLRATVEEMNDPRYEQPMRALATEITLDPELAAAYAQRLDGPLREAKRRRLRSAQQAGQLADDVDLDVAVDLIWGPVLNRWLYRSGPLTTAYADRVVTTALDGLRPRRPGE
- a CDS encoding SDR family NAD(P)-dependent oxidoreductase, encoding MRTWFITGASRGLGRAFATAALDRGDQVVAASRSIAQSDFDERHADRLLALPLDVTDRAAVVAAVDTAVAHFGRLDIVVNNAGTMSMGMVEEFTEAEARDQFEVNFFGALWVGQAVLPHLRAQRSGHIVQVSSIAALGGFPSTGLYSASKFALEGMSEALAMEAAAFDITVSIVQPGGYWTDLYTSIAATTPLEAYAPLRAELERQWAEGSIDSEPRLAAEALLRLVDSDDPPLRLLLGSMVYDLAFDISRRRMDTWAGWEQVSRAAEQAVAAP